From one Triticum aestivum cultivar Chinese Spring chromosome 4B, IWGSC CS RefSeq v2.1, whole genome shotgun sequence genomic stretch:
- the LOC123094634 gene encoding basic blue protein: MAAWGRGNAAGSKAIVAGAAFLCVAAMLLAATPAAEAGATTYLVGNAAGWTRNVDYGGWLAGKTFRAGDVLVFKYNSTFHDVAWVSKGGYKKCIVSPKGYAPVYRNGYDAVALPRGTHYFICGVPGHCSAGMKLAVTVY; the protein is encoded by the exons ATGGCGGCTTGGGGAAGAGGCAATGCAGCGGGCAGTAAGGCGATTGTCGCCGGCGCCGCGTTCCTGTGCGTGGCCGCGATGCTCCTGGCGGCCACCCCCGCGGCCGAGGCGGGGGCGACAACGTACCTTGTCGGCAACGCCGCCGGGTGGACGCGCAACGTCGACTACGGCGGGTGGCTGGCCGGCAAGACCTTCCGCGCCGGCGACGTGCTCG TGTTCAAGTACAACAGCACGTTCCACGACGTGGCGTGGGTGAGCAAGGGCGGGTACAAGAAGTGCATCGTGTCGCCCAAGGGGTACGCCCCGGTGTACCGCAACGGCTACGACGCGGTGGCGCTGCCCAGGGGCACGCACTACTTCATCTGCGGCGTGCCGGGACACTGCAGCGCCGGCATGAAGCTCGCCGTCACCGTCTACTGA